The Gammaproteobacteria bacterium genome has a segment encoding these proteins:
- a CDS encoding NAD-dependent deacylase: MVDIPERLVHALCESRHTVILTGAGVSAESGVPTFRDAQNALWARYRPEELASPEAFQRDPALVWQWYQWRRGLIKQARPNAAHLAIAAMERLLQRLTLITQNVDGLHQAAGSTAVIEFHGNIHRNRCSAENQLVDVDAEGTTRPPRCPRCEAWIRPDVVWFGEPIPQGALLTATLAAQDCDVFLSVGTSSVVYPAAGLADIAREAGATLAEVNPQRTVQTDSAAHVLQGKAAEIMPAMAAALG; this comes from the coding sequence ATGGTCGACATCCCGGAACGCCTGGTACACGCCCTGTGTGAGTCGCGCCACACGGTGATCCTGACCGGTGCGGGAGTCTCGGCGGAGAGCGGTGTTCCCACGTTCCGCGACGCCCAGAATGCCCTGTGGGCGCGGTACCGTCCTGAGGAACTGGCGTCACCAGAGGCCTTTCAGCGCGATCCGGCCCTCGTGTGGCAGTGGTACCAGTGGCGGCGCGGCCTGATTAAGCAGGCTCGTCCGAATGCCGCGCATCTGGCGATCGCCGCAATGGAACGCCTTCTGCAACGGCTGACCCTCATTACGCAGAATGTCGATGGCTTGCACCAGGCGGCAGGAAGCACCGCAGTCATCGAGTTCCACGGGAACATCCACCGTAATCGCTGCTCGGCCGAGAACCAGCTGGTCGACGTGGATGCGGAAGGCACGACCCGCCCGCCTCGCTGCCCACGGTGCGAAGCATGGATCCGGCCAGATGTCGTCTGGTTTGGTGAACCGATACCGCAGGGCGCCTTGTTGACCGCCACTCTCGCGGCCCAGGACTGCGACGTATTCCTTTCGGTCGGCACATCCTCCGTGGTTTATCCGGCCGCTGGCCTCGCCGACATCGCCCGCGAAGCCGGTGCGACGCTGGCAGAGGTCAACCCGCAGAGGACCGTGCAGACTGACAGTGCTGCCCACGTCCTCCAGGGTAAGGCCGCCGAGATCATGCCCGCCATGGCGGCCGCGCTCGGCTGA
- a CDS encoding TatD family hydrolase, which yields MPVSTEGILVDIGANLAHDSFDHDRHAVIARAAEAGVERIVVTGSTVASSRAALGIAKAFPGRLFSTAGVHPHHAAEFGPETAPLLVEIATDPLVVAIGECGLDYFRQLSPRPAQQRAFVRQLGLAAAMGKPVFLHQRDAHSDFLAILREQMADLVGGVAHCFTGTRQQMDAYLELGLYIGVTGWICDERRGNDLRAAVSALPLDRVLLETDAPYLLPRTMSAAISGRRNEPAFLPAVLDTTARCMGTSAAELAILSARNSERLFGLPSLGSDR from the coding sequence ATGCCGGTCAGTACTGAAGGCATTCTGGTAGACATTGGGGCGAACCTGGCCCACGACAGCTTCGATCACGACAGGCATGCCGTGATCGCGCGGGCCGCTGAGGCTGGTGTCGAGCGCATTGTGGTGACGGGAAGCACCGTTGCGAGCAGCCGCGCAGCGCTTGGCATCGCGAAGGCGTTCCCGGGACGGCTATTCTCCACGGCCGGCGTGCACCCGCATCACGCCGCCGAATTCGGCCCGGAAACCGCCCCGCTTCTGGTGGAGATCGCAACTGATCCGCTGGTCGTCGCCATCGGCGAATGCGGGCTCGACTATTTCCGCCAGCTGTCGCCCCGGCCTGCCCAGCAGCGCGCCTTTGTTCGGCAACTGGGCCTGGCGGCGGCAATGGGAAAGCCGGTCTTTCTCCACCAGCGTGACGCGCACAGTGACTTCCTCGCGATACTCCGTGAACAGATGGCCGACCTGGTTGGCGGTGTCGCCCACTGCTTCACCGGCACCCGGCAACAAATGGATGCCTACCTCGAACTCGGACTGTACATCGGTGTCACGGGCTGGATCTGCGATGAGCGGCGCGGCAATGACCTGCGCGCAGCGGTGAGCGCGTTGCCCCTCGATCGCGTGCTGCTCGAAACCGATGCACCGTACCTGCTGCCCCGGACCATGAGCGCGGCGATCTCAGGTCGCAGGAACGAACCCGCTTTTCTTCCGGCCGTCCTAGACACCACCGCGCGATGCATGGGGACAAGCGCTGCCGAACTGGCGATCCTCTCGGCACGCAACTCGGAGCGGTTGTTTGGTCTGCCGTCGCTCGGCTCCGACCGGTAG
- a CDS encoding nuclease-related domain-containing protein → MDQAESQSLSLEYALLAGLIVVLLAAAAGVWWLLRRRAVKSTAARLRQACEDLLSSVLIPSAETGQIHIEYALLTGNSIVVVDVRDVAGHVFGSETMHEWTVLDAGRRSTFPNPLPVLYDRVAAVRRLVPDVSVRGYVVFTSRAHFNKGLPPNVALMEGFVAGLIAEKNAATESHARELLAQAWAKLRTQSSGSAK, encoded by the coding sequence ATGGATCAGGCGGAAAGCCAATCGTTGTCTCTCGAATACGCCTTGCTTGCGGGGCTCATCGTTGTTTTGCTCGCTGCTGCGGCTGGTGTCTGGTGGTTGCTGCGCCGGCGTGCTGTGAAGAGCACGGCTGCCAGACTGCGGCAGGCCTGCGAGGACCTCCTCTCGTCGGTTCTCATCCCGAGCGCCGAAACCGGCCAGATTCACATCGAGTACGCATTACTGACGGGCAACAGCATCGTGGTGGTGGATGTGCGCGATGTCGCAGGCCACGTCTTCGGCAGTGAGACCATGCACGAATGGACGGTCCTTGACGCCGGTCGCCGTTCCACCTTTCCGAATCCGCTGCCGGTCCTCTATGACCGTGTCGCCGCGGTTCGGCGCCTGGTGCCGGATGTGTCGGTGCGCGGTTACGTGGTCTTCACATCGAGAGCGCACTTCAACAAGGGACTTCCGCCGAACGTCGCGTTGATGGAAGGATTCGTTGCCGGGCTCATCGCGGAAAAGAATGCGGCAACCGAGTCGCACGCCCGTGAACTACTGGCGCAGGCCTGGGCCAAACTTCGGACACAATCGTCCGGGAGCGCGAAATAG
- the thrC gene encoding threonine synthase, with product MKFRSTRERGAGVPVEQAIMSGTAPDGGLYVPITLPDFATSAFDGVAEFADVAERLLAPFLAGSDLQADTAAICHEALNFPVPLRAIEPGLSVLEMFHGPTAAFKDAGARFLAAAMTRIIHQGRYARPRVTILVATSGDTGGAVAAAFHRREGVRVVVLFPQGRVSARQQHQLTCWGDNVLSLAVRGEFDDCQRLVKEAFADSDLSTAHRLCSANSINVGRLLPQTAYYAKASLEYFRRHGKYPSFIVPTGNLGNGFACVWARRMGLPIDRIMLATNANTTVADYLATGQWLPRPTTATLASAMDVGNPSNMERLQDLCETVEGIRGEVSVVPVSDAEIRDSIRHEYRLHTAPWCPHTATGLHAYRQLPAAERNDGHWIVVATAHPAKFDTIVEPLIDTSIEVPAELAHLLRLPAHFDTIGPNLKELAARL from the coding sequence ATGAAGTTCCGCAGTACACGTGAACGTGGCGCCGGCGTGCCTGTCGAACAGGCCATCATGAGCGGCACCGCTCCCGATGGCGGACTTTATGTTCCCATTACGCTTCCGGACTTCGCGACCAGCGCATTCGATGGGGTAGCAGAGTTCGCCGATGTGGCCGAGCGCCTGCTCGCACCATTTCTCGCAGGTTCCGACCTGCAGGCCGACACGGCGGCGATCTGCCACGAGGCGCTGAACTTTCCGGTTCCATTGCGAGCGATCGAGCCTGGGCTGTCGGTGCTCGAGATGTTCCACGGACCGACCGCGGCATTCAAGGACGCCGGGGCCCGTTTCCTGGCTGCCGCAATGACGCGAATCATCCACCAGGGACGCTACGCCCGCCCTCGGGTAACGATCCTGGTTGCGACCTCGGGTGACACTGGCGGAGCAGTCGCCGCGGCATTTCACCGCCGCGAAGGAGTTCGCGTGGTGGTGCTGTTTCCGCAGGGGCGGGTATCGGCACGCCAGCAGCACCAACTGACCTGCTGGGGTGACAACGTGCTGTCCCTTGCGGTCCGCGGCGAGTTCGATGACTGCCAGCGTCTGGTCAAGGAAGCTTTCGCAGACAGCGATCTCAGCACTGCCCACCGGCTATGCTCGGCCAACAGCATCAACGTCGGTAGATTGCTGCCGCAGACTGCCTATTACGCCAAGGCCAGCCTGGAGTACTTTCGCCGGCATGGCAAATACCCGAGCTTCATCGTGCCGACCGGAAATCTCGGCAACGGGTTCGCATGTGTCTGGGCGCGGCGAATGGGCCTGCCAATCGACCGCATCATGCTCGCCACCAATGCCAACACCACAGTGGCCGATTATCTCGCAACCGGGCAATGGCTTCCCCGGCCAACCACTGCAACTCTCGCTTCGGCGATGGACGTCGGCAACCCCAGCAACATGGAACGACTGCAGGATCTGTGCGAGACCGTGGAAGGAATTCGCGGCGAGGTTTCCGTGGTGCCGGTTTCTGACGCCGAGATCCGCGATTCGATTCGTCATGAGTACCGGTTGCACACAGCGCCATGGTGCCCGCATACCGCAACGGGTCTGCATGCGTACAGACAACTTCCGGCGGCGGAACGAAACGATGGCCACTGGATCGTCGTCGCGACCGCGCACCCTGCCAAGTTCGACACCATCGTCGAACCGCTGATCGATACCAGCATCGAAGTCCCGGCTGAACTTGCGCATCTGCTGAGGCTTCCCGCGCATTTTGACACGATTGGGCCGAACCTGAAGGAGCTTGCAGCGCGTTTGTAG
- the thrA gene encoding bifunctional aspartate kinase/homoserine dehydrogenase I gives MSTDRWLVHKFGGTSMADADCIRRVADILLANKAQRQAVVVSAMAKMTDALLALVAAAENSSAAIKPGLDSLAERYGRAVAALLPEAEASGQVLEAFRSDLNDAEDVLHAISLVRSAADRSRDLIAGFGELWSSRLLAAYLRERCRRENPDRAVRWVDARRVIVVEQSEMGPLVQWEDSRPRAAEQFSGMDSGIAVVTGFIASDRQGLFTTLGRNGSDFSSSIIGALLDASEIVIWTDVDGVMSADPNRVPDATIISDLSYNEAMELAYFGAKVIHPQTMTPAVARGIPIYIRNTFNPDARGSRIGPDSAGSRDQIKGITSVDDVVLVNLEGTGMIGVPGTADRLFGALRRAGISVILISQASSEHSICFAVPSRQAAGVEQVVRQAFSLELQQGQIQSVDLQPHCSIVAVVGDGMAGLPGIAAKFLGTLGSAGINVRAIAQGSSERNISAVIDKRDATRALRAAHSGFYLSAKTISLGLVGPGNVGGTLLNQMAAQADRLKREFGLDLRVRAIATSSRMLLAERAVDLSNWREIFEKKSEALDWERFRAHVKTDYLPHGAIIDCSASGDVADHYVEWFREGLHVVTPNKKAHSDSLARYDQLLEESRRHHAHFLYETTVGAALPVIGTLRDLNLTGDEIVSIEGILSGTLAYLFNVFDGTRPFSTIVREARDKGYTEPDPRDDLSGLDFARKLIILGREMGMRLEMSDVRVESLVPAGLEKLEIGEFFSALAGHDDQMLRRLADARRRGLVLRYVGRLDRKSGATVGLEALADNHPFAHMNLTDNIVRFESDRYSANPLVVQGPGAGPAVTAAGVFADLLRLASFLGPVH, from the coding sequence ATGTCAACTGACAGATGGCTGGTTCACAAGTTTGGCGGCACCAGCATGGCGGATGCGGATTGCATCCGCCGCGTTGCGGACATTCTGTTGGCGAACAAGGCGCAGCGGCAGGCCGTGGTTGTTTCCGCTATGGCGAAAATGACCGATGCCCTGCTGGCGCTCGTTGCCGCGGCAGAAAACAGTTCTGCGGCCATTAAGCCGGGTTTGGATTCCCTGGCCGAACGATACGGCAGAGCGGTGGCCGCATTATTGCCCGAAGCGGAGGCGTCGGGGCAGGTCCTCGAGGCGTTTCGGTCTGACCTGAACGACGCCGAGGACGTTCTGCACGCGATATCACTCGTGCGTTCGGCTGCAGATCGCAGCCGGGATCTCATTGCCGGATTCGGCGAGTTGTGGTCGTCACGCCTGCTGGCCGCGTATCTCCGCGAAAGATGTCGTCGGGAGAACCCGGACCGGGCGGTGCGTTGGGTCGATGCGCGGCGGGTCATTGTCGTAGAGCAGAGCGAAATGGGCCCGCTGGTGCAATGGGAAGACTCGAGACCGCGTGCCGCCGAGCAGTTCAGCGGAATGGACAGTGGCATTGCGGTGGTCACAGGATTCATCGCTTCGGATCGGCAGGGGCTGTTTACGACACTGGGGCGTAACGGCAGCGACTTTTCCTCATCGATCATCGGCGCGCTTCTGGATGCGTCAGAAATCGTGATCTGGACTGACGTCGACGGCGTGATGAGCGCGGACCCAAACCGGGTGCCTGATGCAACCATCATCAGCGACCTTTCCTATAACGAGGCGATGGAGCTCGCATACTTCGGGGCAAAGGTGATTCACCCTCAGACGATGACGCCGGCCGTGGCACGAGGCATTCCGATCTATATCAGGAATACCTTCAACCCGGATGCCCGGGGTTCGCGGATCGGGCCGGACTCCGCCGGCTCACGCGACCAGATCAAAGGGATCACATCGGTTGACGACGTGGTGCTCGTGAACCTGGAGGGGACCGGCATGATCGGGGTGCCGGGTACGGCCGATCGCCTGTTTGGCGCGCTGCGCCGAGCAGGCATCTCCGTAATCCTGATTTCCCAGGCGAGTTCCGAGCATTCGATCTGCTTTGCCGTGCCGTCCCGACAGGCGGCCGGCGTGGAACAAGTCGTGCGCCAGGCATTTTCGCTCGAATTGCAGCAGGGCCAGATACAAAGCGTCGATTTGCAGCCGCATTGCAGCATCGTCGCGGTAGTGGGTGACGGCATGGCCGGGCTTCCGGGTATTGCCGCAAAATTCCTGGGAACGCTCGGAAGCGCGGGCATCAATGTTCGCGCGATAGCGCAGGGGTCGTCCGAGAGAAACATTTCCGCTGTCATAGACAAGCGTGATGCAACCCGGGCTCTGCGGGCAGCTCATTCCGGCTTCTATCTTTCCGCCAAGACCATATCGCTGGGCCTGGTCGGGCCTGGCAACGTGGGCGGGACCCTGCTTAACCAGATGGCAGCGCAGGCTGATCGCCTGAAGAGGGAGTTTGGTCTCGACCTTCGGGTACGCGCGATTGCGACCTCGTCGAGGATGCTGCTGGCCGAGCGGGCTGTCGACCTCTCGAACTGGCGGGAAATCTTCGAGAAAAAATCGGAAGCACTCGACTGGGAGCGCTTCCGCGCCCATGTCAAAACCGACTATCTCCCGCACGGCGCCATCATCGACTGCAGTGCGAGCGGTGATGTCGCGGATCACTATGTCGAATGGTTCCGCGAAGGCTTGCATGTTGTCACGCCGAACAAGAAAGCGCACAGCGACTCGTTGGCTAGATACGACCAGTTGCTGGAAGAAAGCCGTCGACATCACGCACATTTTCTTTACGAGACGACAGTCGGTGCCGCGCTGCCGGTGATTGGCACGCTGCGCGACCTCAATCTCACGGGCGATGAGATCGTCAGCATCGAAGGCATACTCTCGGGTACTCTCGCCTATCTCTTCAATGTGTTCGATGGAACACGGCCATTCTCGACGATCGTGCGGGAGGCCCGCGACAAGGGATATACCGAACCCGATCCGCGCGATGATCTTTCCGGTCTGGACTTTGCGCGTAAGCTGATCATTCTCGGACGCGAAATGGGCATGCGCCTGGAGATGTCGGATGTTCGTGTCGAGAGCCTGGTACCTGCCGGGCTCGAGAAGCTGGAAATCGGGGAATTCTTCAGTGCGCTGGCCGGGCATGATGACCAGATGCTGCGACGCCTTGCGGATGCCAGGCGCCGCGGACTGGTGCTGCGCTACGTAGGGCGCCTGGATCGAAAGAGTGGTGCGACCGTTGGTCTGGAGGCGCTTGCGGACAATCATCCGTTCGCCCACATGAACCTCACCGACAACATCGTGCGTTTCGAATCGGATCGCTACAGCGCCAATCCGCTGGTCGTGCAGGGGCCAGGGGCAGGCCCGGCTGTGACGGCTGCCGGGGTCTTTGCGGATCTGCTGCGGCTGGCCTCGTTCCTGGGCCCGGTTCACTAG
- a CDS encoding HNH endonuclease gives MAKGDYVLIGHKDSFRHYGKVLGRYQNKRAARAIWGDDATDDELRQYLFFLTEPIPLGQPYSTLSDYLPETFSEFERIGDATVQRIEAEFGSVERFIRRRLLNSSVGGPMLDISGMIQLSERELARLQTFDPDSSKAGRNQVIEGIIRRRGHPSFRQQLLAAYESRCAITNFNAIDSLEAAYIIPYRGKFTHHPSNGLLLRADLHTLFDLGKIAIDTRSMTVILADELLESSYKILHGRPLRYPGIEEQRPSTEALDLHRRLAGL, from the coding sequence ATGGCGAAGGGCGACTATGTGCTCATCGGCCATAAAGACTCGTTTCGCCACTATGGCAAGGTACTCGGCCGTTACCAGAACAAGCGAGCAGCACGCGCAATCTGGGGTGACGATGCCACCGACGATGAGCTGCGGCAGTATCTTTTCTTTCTGACCGAGCCGATTCCTCTGGGTCAGCCGTACAGCACCCTGTCCGATTACCTTCCGGAAACGTTCTCCGAGTTCGAGCGTATTGGGGATGCAACGGTGCAACGAATCGAAGCGGAGTTCGGTTCGGTCGAGCGTTTCATTCGCCGACGCCTGCTCAACAGCTCCGTTGGCGGTCCGATGCTCGACATCAGCGGGATGATTCAGCTGTCAGAACGGGAACTCGCCCGGCTTCAGACCTTCGATCCGGACAGCAGCAAGGCCGGGCGCAATCAGGTCATCGAGGGCATCATCCGGCGACGCGGCCATCCCTCTTTCCGCCAGCAGCTACTGGCGGCCTACGAGTCGCGATGCGCCATCACCAATTTCAACGCAATCGACTCCCTGGAAGCCGCGTACATCATCCCGTACCGCGGTAAATTTACGCATCATCCATCGAACGGCTTGTTGCTGCGCGCAGACCTTCACACCTTGTTCGATCTCGGGAAAATCGCCATCGACACACGTTCCATGACCGTGATTCTTGCCGACGAACTACTCGAGAGCAGCTACAAGATCCTGCATGGCCGCCCTCTGCGCTATCCCGGCATCGAGGAACAACGGCCGAGCACCGAGGCGCTCGACCTGCACCGCCGGCTCGCTGGTCTATGA
- a CDS encoding ATPase yields the protein MLMTRNEFLAWPRKAITLLGMSGVGKTTLANRLPTGSWFHYSGDYRIGTRYLSEHIVDNFKREAMKVPFLRDLLRNDSIYIASNITVDNLEPISTFLGKIGRRDSGGLSLSEFKRRQRMHRDAEASAMRDVADFIVKAKEIYGYDHLINDAGGSICEIDDPEMLRILSDHTLILYLRAGPDMEQELIRRAVAKPKPLYYRDDFLDSRLAEYLRLEGLSSPEEIVPDRFVQWIFPSLVRHRRPRYEEIAARYGYTTDANELAGVRDEADFLNLVGDAIDRRKTPG from the coding sequence ATGCTGATGACACGCAACGAGTTCCTCGCCTGGCCTCGCAAGGCCATCACGCTGCTGGGCATGTCAGGCGTTGGCAAGACAACGCTGGCCAACCGGCTTCCGACGGGTTCCTGGTTTCACTATTCAGGCGATTACCGCATTGGAACCCGATATCTCTCGGAGCACATCGTCGACAATTTCAAACGGGAAGCGATGAAGGTTCCGTTCCTGCGCGATCTATTGCGCAATGATTCGATCTACATCGCCAGCAACATTACCGTGGACAACCTGGAGCCGATTTCCACGTTCCTTGGGAAAATCGGGCGCCGGGACAGCGGCGGCCTCAGCCTCTCAGAATTCAAGCGACGCCAGCGGATGCACCGGGATGCTGAAGCTTCGGCGATGAGGGATGTCGCTGACTTCATCGTCAAGGCCAAGGAAATTTACGGCTATGACCACCTCATCAACGATGCGGGCGGCAGCATCTGTGAAATCGACGATCCGGAGATGTTACGGATCCTCTCCGATCACACGCTCATTCTTTACCTGCGCGCCGGGCCGGATATGGAGCAGGAACTCATACGTCGAGCGGTCGCAAAACCGAAGCCCCTGTACTACCGCGACGACTTCCTGGACAGCAGGCTCGCCGAGTACCTGCGGCTGGAAGGACTGTCCTCGCCCGAGGAGATCGTCCCGGACCGTTTCGTCCAGTGGATCTTCCCAAGCCTCGTTCGGCATCGGCGCCCCCGGTACGAAGAGATTGCCGCGCGCTATGGATACACGACCGATGCAAATGAACTCGCCGGCGTACGTGATGAAGCGGATTTCCTCAATCTCGTAGGCGATGCGATCGACCGGCGGAAAACTCCGGGATGA
- a CDS encoding class I SAM-dependent methyltransferase, whose translation MGCYTRRILPWLIDRGMRNKVLTRYRPRVPPKACGRVLEIGIGAGRNFPYYTRAVEHLFGLEPSDYLRNAAAMAAASVPFPLSLIAAGAEEIPLDNASMDTVVSTWSMCSVPDIETALAEMRRVLKPGGRFLFMEHGRAPDADVCRTQDRLTPLFQLLAGCNPGRPMQKLITAAGFRIGDFESAYLEGPRFLAYHYIGEARPA comes from the coding sequence ATGGGTTGTTACACTCGCCGCATTCTGCCCTGGCTGATCGATCGGGGCATGCGCAACAAGGTTCTTACCCGGTATCGCCCCCGCGTACCGCCCAAGGCGTGTGGGCGAGTACTGGAGATAGGGATCGGTGCCGGCCGAAATTTTCCGTACTACACCCGCGCAGTCGAGCACCTGTTCGGACTCGAGCCATCCGACTATCTTCGCAATGCTGCTGCCATGGCGGCAGCCTCGGTTCCTTTCCCATTGTCGTTGATAGCAGCCGGCGCAGAGGAGATCCCCCTGGATAACGCAAGCATGGACACGGTCGTCAGCACCTGGTCCATGTGCTCGGTTCCGGATATCGAAACCGCGCTGGCCGAGATGCGGCGTGTACTGAAGCCTGGCGGTCGGTTCTTGTTCATGGAACATGGACGAGCCCCCGACGCGGATGTCTGCCGCACCCAGGACCGTCTGACACCGCTGTTTCAGTTGCTCGCGGGATGCAACCCGGGGCGCCCGATGCAGAAGCTGATAACGGCCGCCGGATTCCGCATCGGGGATTTCGAGTCGGCCTATCTCGAGGGGCCACGGTTCCTCGCCTATCATTACATCGGCGAGGCCCGGCCCGCCTGA
- a CDS encoding CaiB/BaiF CoA-transferase family protein, producing the protein MSQEPTPRPLDGFRVLELGQLLAGPFTTSILGYFGAEVIKIEPPGSGDPIRTWRVMQDGVSLWWHSLGRNKKCITVNLRSEKGRDIVRQLAAQADVLVENFRPGTMESWALGPDDLRRTHPELIYARISGYGQTGPYASRPGFASVCEGVGGFRYVNGFPGEAPVRPNLSLGDTLAAIHSVIGILLACVHRLKGRGNPGQVIDTAIYEAVFNMMEGVVPEYSGAGVVREPSGSTLTGIVPTNTYRCKDGKYVIIGGNGDSIYKRLMNAMGREDLANDPRMANNAGRVQHEKELDAAIAAWTSTISAAEVLEILDSVTVPAGAIFNVVDMVQDEHFKARGLFETVTVNGKPLVIPAMVPFLSATPGRTEWPGPAIGAHNQEVFGELLGYSAAEIETLRSDGII; encoded by the coding sequence ATGAGCCAGGAGCCCACCCCTCGCCCGCTCGACGGATTCCGCGTCCTCGAACTGGGACAGTTACTTGCAGGTCCGTTCACGACCAGCATCCTTGGGTACTTCGGTGCGGAGGTCATCAAGATCGAACCTCCAGGCAGCGGCGATCCGATCCGGACCTGGCGTGTCATGCAGGACGGTGTCTCGCTGTGGTGGCACAGCCTTGGCCGCAACAAAAAATGCATCACTGTGAACCTGCGTAGCGAGAAAGGCCGGGATATCGTCCGGCAACTTGCCGCGCAAGCGGATGTTCTGGTCGAAAATTTCCGGCCGGGAACCATGGAGAGCTGGGCTCTCGGACCAGACGATCTTCGTCGGACTCATCCGGAGTTGATCTACGCGAGGATTTCCGGTTACGGGCAAACCGGACCCTATGCATCACGCCCGGGATTTGCCTCGGTGTGTGAAGGCGTGGGCGGCTTTCGTTACGTCAATGGATTTCCGGGAGAAGCCCCGGTCCGCCCGAACCTCAGCCTCGGCGACACGTTGGCGGCCATTCATTCCGTCATCGGCATTCTGCTGGCCTGTGTGCACCGCCTGAAAGGCCGCGGAAATCCCGGGCAGGTCATTGATACGGCTATTTACGAGGCTGTATTCAACATGATGGAAGGCGTCGTTCCCGAGTATTCGGGCGCTGGCGTGGTGCGCGAACCCTCCGGTTCAACTCTGACCGGGATCGTGCCGACCAATACCTATCGCTGCAAAGACGGCAAGTACGTGATCATCGGCGGTAACGGTGACTCGATCTACAAGCGTCTGATGAATGCCATGGGGCGGGAGGATCTCGCCAACGATCCGCGAATGGCGAACAACGCAGGACGCGTGCAGCACGAAAAGGAACTCGATGCGGCAATTGCCGCATGGACCTCGACCATCAGTGCTGCCGAAGTCCTGGAGATCCTCGATTCAGTGACTGTCCCGGCGGGCGCTATTTTCAATGTCGTGGACATGGTGCAGGACGAGCATTTCAAGGCGCGCGGACTGTTTGAAACGGTCACGGTCAACGGCAAGCCCCTGGTCATACCCGCCATGGTGCCGTTCCTCAGCGCAACCCCGGGGAGAACCGAGTGGCCCGGACCGGCCATCGGTGCACACAACCAGGAGGTCTTTGGAGAACTCCTGGGCTACTCGGCCGCTGAGATCGAGACGCTGCGCAGCGACGGCATTATCTGA
- a CDS encoding HAD-IA family hydrolase — protein sequence MSGHGRGARFTSLEWARRALIERLGLDPHPGTLNLKLDPDSARGLWASQCRTHGEVLAPPSGEFCVARCLSVRIGGGIPGAIILPLVPGYDATQVELIAAVPLRQRLGLLDGDAIGISAMPDLSGVRAIVFDVDGTLVNSIEGIQIAAERAAAIFGYQVPIDTVRTAMDQGESLWDLVVPPEARADLELIQILRRETMRHWASVLDEYVRPFAGMGTTLAQLRDAGVRLAIVTGSRGESFLPLRRTRLLDFFDPVITARHVARPKPAPDGLLRCLAEMGCEPSDAAYVGDSCDDMRAGKAAGMHTIGVLTGAADGAKLSMAGADRLAASHQSLPRLLHPGGVPVSPGSLRNCAVV from the coding sequence GTGAGCGGACACGGACGCGGAGCGCGTTTCACGAGCCTCGAGTGGGCGCGGAGGGCGCTCATTGAACGCCTTGGCCTGGATCCACACCCCGGCACGCTCAACCTGAAGCTCGATCCGGATTCCGCCCGGGGGCTGTGGGCCAGCCAGTGTCGCACCCATGGAGAGGTGCTCGCACCGCCGTCTGGTGAATTCTGTGTGGCGCGGTGCCTGTCCGTTCGGATCGGTGGGGGGATTCCGGGCGCCATTATCTTGCCGCTCGTGCCCGGCTACGACGCCACGCAGGTGGAATTGATCGCAGCGGTGCCCCTGCGGCAACGCCTGGGTCTGCTGGACGGCGATGCGATCGGGATCTCGGCCATGCCGGATCTGTCAGGAGTGCGAGCGATCGTGTTCGATGTTGATGGCACGCTCGTGAACTCGATCGAAGGAATACAGATTGCGGCAGAGCGGGCGGCAGCCATCTTCGGTTACCAGGTACCGATCGACACTGTGCGAACCGCCATGGATCAGGGCGAATCGTTGTGGGACCTGGTCGTTCCGCCGGAGGCCCGCGCCGATCTGGAACTCATCCAGATCCTGCGGCGGGAGACCATGCGTCACTGGGCTTCAGTGCTGGACGAGTACGTCCGACCGTTTGCCGGCATGGGCACGACCCTGGCGCAACTACGCGATGCTGGCGTCCGTCTGGCGATCGTCACTGGCTCGAGAGGAGAGTCGTTTCTCCCGTTACGACGCACGCGTTTGCTGGATTTCTTTGATCCGGTCATTACCGCCCGGCACGTCGCACGCCCGAAGCCGGCCCCCGACGGCCTCCTGCGTTGCCTGGCCGAGATGGGTTGCGAGCCGTCCGATGCTGCGTATGTCGGGGACAGCTGCGACGATATGCGAGCGGGAAAGGCCGCAGGCATGCACACGATTGGCGTCCTCACCGGCGCGGCCGATGGCGCAAAGCTCTCAATGGCCGGAGCCGACCGACTTGCCGCCAGCCACCAGAGTCTACCCCGGTTGCTGCACCCGGGCGGCGTGCCTGTCAGCCCGGGGTCCCTGCGAAATTGCGCCGTGGTCTGA